The Vitis riparia cultivar Riparia Gloire de Montpellier isolate 1030 chromosome 3, EGFV_Vit.rip_1.0, whole genome shotgun sequence genome includes a region encoding these proteins:
- the LOC117910612 gene encoding telomere repeat-binding factor 1, whose amino-acid sequence MGAPKQKWTPEEEAALKAGVVKHGAGKWRTILKDPEFSGVLFLRSNVDLKDKWRNMSVMANGWGSREKARLALRKVPSAPKAEENPLSLGTAVQSDDETVDTKALALPSNPVQITGSKRSFSRLDNLILEAITNLKEPGGSNKTTIATYIEDQYRAPPNFKRLLSAKLKFFTTNGKLVKVKRKYRIAHTQAFSERRRNSSMPFLEGRQGFSPKVDKDDIHILTKAQVDFELAQMRGMTAEEAAIVAARAVAEAEAALAEAEEAAREADAAEADAEAAQAFAAAAMKTLKGRSNPKTNGHP is encoded by the exons ATGGGTGCTCCTAAGCAGAAATGGAcaccagaagaagaagcagcacTTAAAGCTGGAGTTGTTAAACATGGGGCGGGTAAATGGCGCACAATACTTAAGGACCCAGAATTTAGCGGTGTCTTGTTTCTGCGTTCAAATGTGGATCTCAAG GACAAGTGGAGAAACATGAGTGTGATGGCAAATGGATGGGGCTCAAGGGAGAAAGCTAGATTGGCTCTCAGAAAGGTGCCATCAGCCCCTAAAGCAGAAGAGAACCCTCTGTCTCTCGGTACAGCAGTTCAAAGTGATGATGAAACTGTTGATACTAAGGCCCTTGCACTACCTAGCAATCCTGTGCAGATTACTGGTTCAAAACGGTCATTCTCAAG GTTGGATAATTTAATATTGGAAGCTATAACCAACTTGAAGGAGCCTGGTGGTTCTAATAAAACTACTATTGCTACATACATAGAG GATCAATATCGGGCGCCTCCAAACTTCAAAAGACTATTGTCCgcaaaattgaagttttttacAACAAATGGAAAACTGGTTAAG GTGAAACGTAAGTACAGGATTGCACATACTCAAGCATTTTCTGAGAGAAGAAGAAACTCTTCTATGCCATTCCTGGAGGGGAGACAGGGGTTTTCTCCCAAAGTTGACAAGGATGACATCCATATTCTCACTAAAGCCCAGGTTGATTTTGAGTTGGCCCAGATGAGGGGTATGACTGCGGAAGAAGCAGCTATAGTTGCTGCTCGAGCAGTTGCAGAGGCAGAAGCTGCCCTTGCAGAAGCTGAAGAGGCTGCAAGGGAAGCAGATGCAGCAGAAGCTGATGCAGAAGCAGCACAAGCTTTTGCAGCAGCAGCAATGAAAACACTGAAAGGCAGGAGCAACCCAAAGACG AATGGCCATCCTTGA